In one window of Camelina sativa cultivar DH55 chromosome 15, Cs, whole genome shotgun sequence DNA:
- the LOC104744448 gene encoding RING-H2 finger protein ATL51-like has product MGTTGNPNPWGTYDSYRDCSQGVCSVYCPQWCYVIFPPPPSFYLDDEDDSSSSDFSPLLIALIGILASAFILVSYYTLISKYCHRRRQNSSSAAAINNTESHGRISSDYTTWQESTNPNQTIGDGLDESLIKSITVYKYKKNDGFVESSDCSVCLSEFQENESLRLLPKCNHAFHVPCIDTWLKSHSNCPLCRAFIAGAEIVVVTDQPIDVENNTDDDSVVVVVNLDLENSRSRNETVGGGNGGSTPKPPEMRESRDGGDEDVNRRSSSGAAVVSIADILREIEDEEESAGVGTSRRVDEGEEGEKTPPPSGSAVNQSNGISNFLVAAMKRSVYDRAKNYRLPN; this is encoded by the coding sequence atgggTACAACAGGAAACCCTAATCCATGGGGAACATACGATTCATACAGAGACTGTTCACAAGGAGTATGCAGTGTCTACTGCCCTCAATGGTGTTACGTCATcttccctcctcctccttctttctACCTCGACGACGAAGACGACTCTTCCTCCTCCGATTTCTCCCCTCTCCTCATCGCTCTTATCGGAATCCTCGCTAGCGCTTTCATCCTCGTCAGCTACTACACTCTCATCTCCAAATACTGCCACCGCCGCCGCCAAAactcctcctccgccgcagcTATCAACAACACAGAGTCCCACGGAAGAATCTCATCCGATTACACCACGTGGCAAGAATCCACGAATCCGAATCAAACGATCGGCGACGGACTCGACGAGTCTCTGATCAAATCGATTACGgtttacaaatacaaaaagaacGACGGATTCGTCGAATCTTCAGATTGCTCTGTTTGTTTAAGCGAGTTCCAAGAGAACGAGAGCTTGAGACTTTTACCTAAATGCAACCACGCCTTTCACGTTCCATGTATCGACACGTGGTTGAAATCTCACTCTAATTGTCCTCTCTGCCGTGCTTTCATCGCCGGAGCTGAGATCGTCGTCGTGACAGATCAACCGATCGATGTAGAGAACAATACGGATGATGATTccgtcgttgttgttgttaacttAGATCTGGAAAATTCCAGATCTCGGAATGAGACGGTTGGTGGTGGTAACGGTGGATCGACGCCGAAACCGCCGGAGATGAGGGAGTCTAGAGACGGAGGAGATGAGGATGTGAATCGGAGATCGAGTTCAGGTGCCGCGGTGGTGTCGATCGCTGATATATTGAGGGAGATTGAAGACGAGGAGGAATCGGCGGGTGTGGGAACTTCTCGACGGGtggatgaaggagaagaaggagagaagacgCCTCCGCCGTCGGGATCGGCGGTGAATCAATCGAATGGGATTTCGAATTTTCTTGTGGCGGCGATGAAGAGATCTGTTTACGATAGAGCCAAAAATTACCGTTTACCAAATTAA